In Helianthus annuus cultivar XRQ/B chromosome 9, HanXRQr2.0-SUNRISE, whole genome shotgun sequence, the following are encoded in one genomic region:
- the LOC110877214 gene encoding troponin T, fast skeletal muscle isoforms, with protein sequence MAGRGGRKDDSVAISSTNVFAALGSLKKKKKSDKGGSSRKGRDKEGEGETEQVFWAPAPLTVKSWADVDDEDDDDYFATTAPPPVWGGGGDQEDKVKGSESPVEESESEEDDLDEVDDDNDDENDHEPEPPAEKEPAVEKPSEVLPPKEADRQLSKKELKKKELAELEAVLAELGLNGNNTQEDTRGSVQEKVENQNGEQEKKDNNVQGGESKSAKKKKKKDKSSKETKEQQDLTNEPDPMNSESAESEKAENLSAIDVKEKMKKVASMKKKKSSKEMDTAAKAAASEAAARNARLAAAKKKEKSHYNQQPVR encoded by the exons ATGGCTGGACGTGGAGGTAGGAAGGATGATTCGGTAGCAATTAGCAGTACGAATGTTTTTGCGGCTCTTGGGagtttgaagaagaagaagaaatctgATAAGGGTGGTAGTTCGAGAAAGGGGCGAGATAAGGAGGGTGAAGGGGAGACGGAGCAGGTTTTTTGGGCTCCGGCACCGTTAACGGTGAAGTCGTGGGCGGATgtggatgatgaagatgatgatgattacttTGCGACTACGGCTCCGCCGCCTGtttggggtggtggtggtgatcaGGAAGATAAGGTGAAAGGAAGTGAGAGTCCTGTTGAG GAAAGTGAAAGTGAAGAAGATGACCTTGATGAAGTGGATGATGAcaatgatgatgaaaatgatcATGAACCAGAACCACCAGCAGAAAAGGAGCCCGCTGTTGAAAAGCCCTCTGAAGTTTTGCCGCCCAAAGAAGCCGACAGACAACTTTCGAAGAAGGAACTGAAGAAAAAGGAGCTTGCAGAACTTGAAGCTGTTCTTGCTGAATTGGGTTTAAACGGCAATAATACCCAAGAAGACACCCGTG GTAGTGTTCAAGAGAAAGTCGAGAACCAAAACGGGGAGCAAGAGAAAAAAGACAATAACGTGCAAGGCGGCGAGAGCAAAAGtgcaaaaaagaaaaagaagaaagataaATCTTCAAAGGAAACCAAAGAACAACAAGACCTCACAAATGAACCCGACCCCATGAATTCTGAATCTGCTGAATCCGAGAAGGCTGAAAATTTATCTGCAATCGACGTCAAAGAGAAAATGAAAAAGGTGGCTTCCATGAAAAAGAAGAAATCCAGCAAGGAAATGGACACCGCCGCCAAGGCTGCCGCTAGTGAGGCCGCGGCAAGAAATGCACGACTTGCTGCAGCTAAAAAGAAGGAGAAGAGCCACTATAACCAGCAGCCTGTTCGCTAA
- the LOC110877215 gene encoding putative adenylate cyclase regulatory protein — MTPNLERLNLEGCYHFFKLHIPVECPKLKFLDLTSSKVSNLNLRLIPHLEVLYIDGCERIVELHLPVECSSLKFLYLRDSKVSKLNLGMTPHLEKLNLEGCNDFVELHMPVECPKLKSLNLKGSKVSDLNLMAPNLEKLNLGQCNEFVELHSHVECLNIKSLNLSGSKVSKLNLGMTPHLEKLNLEGCNDFVELHMPVECPKLKSLNLKGSKVSDLNLMAPNLEKLNLEQCNEFVELHSHVECLNIKSLNLSGSKVSKLNLGMTPHLEKLNLEGCNDFVELHMPVECPKLKSLNLKGSKVSDLNLMAPNLEKLNLEQCNEFEELHSHVKCLNIKSLDLSGSKVRNLNLGITPNLESLNLKGCYDFVELHMPVECPELQSLCLSGSKVSNLNLEMTPHLKELDLEGCYYLQEIHAPVGCLQNLVYFNFNGCSRFTNFVVNYWNKVHDPYDVVRLNLIAESLDRCPLHPESNLPKFQFNCIYWEPLPSSSGNIEKLISFGLCACTNLESFSTSICGLQHLRELTLIGSIPEVPNDLYQLQSLEKLRLSMKEIKHLPESICMLKRLKSLDLYDCRSLQDIPDSICKMKRLNRLDIEGTGIIRLPYSIFQLKRLYIIGSRGQLESSGFTNIISGSRECYVQL; from the coding sequence ATGACTCCAAATCTCGAAAGGTTAAATCTGGAAGGATGTTATCACTTTTTCAAACTACACATCCCCGTTGAATGTCCAAAGCTCAAATTCCTCGATCTCACTAGTTCTAAGGTGAGTAATCTTAACCTTAGGTTGATTCCACACCTTGAGGTATTATATATCGATGGATGTGAAAGAATAGTTGAACTCCACTTGCCCGTTGAGTGTTCGAGCCTCAAATTCCTCTACCTCAGGGATTCCAAGGTGAGTAAACTTAACCTTGGGATGACTCCACATCTCGAGAAGTTAAATCTTGAAGGATGTAATGATTTTGTAGAACTCCACATGCCTGTTGAATGTCCAAAGCTCAAATCTCTCAACCTTAAAGGTTCTAAGGTGAGCGACCTTAACCTTATGGCTCCAAATCTCGAGAAGTTAAATCTAGGACAATGTAATGAATTTGTAGAGCTGCACTCGCATGTTGAATGTCTAAACATCAAATCCCTCAATCTTAGTGGTTCTAAGGTGAGTAAACTTAACCTTGGGATGACTCCACATCTCGAGAAGTTAAATCTTGAAGGATGTAATGATTTTGTAGAACTCCACATGCCTGTTGAATGTCCAAAGCTCAAATCTCTCAACCTTAAAGGTTCTAAGGTGAGCGACCTTAACCTTATGGCTCCAAATCTCGAGAAGTTAAATCTTGAACAATGTAATGAATTTGTAGAGCTGCACTCGCATGTTGAATGTCTAAACATCAAATCCCTCAATCTTAGTGGTTCTAAGGTGAGTAAACTTAACCTTGGGATGACTCCACATCTCGAGAAGTTAAATCTTGAAGGATGTAATGATTTTGTAGAACTCCACATGCCTGTTGAATGTCCAAAGCTCAAATCTCTCAACCTTAAAGGTTCTAAGGTGAGCGACCTTAACCTTATGGCTCCAAATCTCGAGAAGTTAAATCTTGAACAATGTAATGAATTTGAAGAACTCCACTCGCATGTTAAATGTCTAAACATCAAATCCCTCGATCTTAGTGGTTCTAAGGTGCGTAACCTTAACCTCGGGATTACTCCAAATCTTGAAAGCTTAAATCTCAAAGGATGTTATGACTTTGTAGAACTCCACATGCCCGTTGAATGTCCAGAGCTCCAATCCCTCTGCCTTAGTGGTTCTAAGGTGAGTAACCTCAATCTCGAGATGACTCCACATCTCAAGGAGTTAGATCTTGAAGGATGTTATTACCTTCAAGAAATTCACGCTCCCGTAGGTTGTCTACAAAATCTTGTCTACTTTAACTTCAACGGTTGCTCAAGGTTTACAAATTTTGTTGTTAACTACTGGAATAAAGTACATGATCCTTATGATGTAGTTAGACTGAACCTAATTGCGGAGTCCCTAGACAGATGCCCACTGCATCCAGAAAGTAATTTGCCTAAGTTTCAGTTTAATTGTATATATTGGGAACCTCTACCCTCATCGAGTGGAAATATTGAGAAGCTTATCTCTTTTGGTCTATGTGCTTGCACAAACCTTGAGTCGTTTTCAACAAGCATTTGTGGTTTACAACATTTAAGAGAGCTCACTCTTATAGGCAGTATTCCGGAGGTGCCCAATGATCTGTACCAGTTACAAAGTCTAGAGAAGCTACGTTTGTCGATGAAAGAGATTAAGCATCTTCCGGAGAGCATTTGTATGTTGAAACGTTTGAAATCACTCGACTTATATGATTGTAGATCCTTACAAGATATCCCAGACAGTATCTGTAAGATGAAACGCTTGAATAGGTTAGATATAGAAGGTACGGGCATAATCCGTCTTCCTTACAGCATTTTTCAATTGAAACGTCTGTATATTATTGGGTCTAGGGGCCAGCTTGAGTCGTCTGGTTTTACTAATATAATCTCAGGATCCAGAGAGTGCTATGTACAGCTGTGA